A section of the Humulus lupulus chromosome 2, drHumLupu1.1, whole genome shotgun sequence genome encodes:
- the LOC133819433 gene encoding major allergen Pru av 1-like → MGVFTYESEITCSATPARIFKAYVLDGDNLVPKVSPQAVKQVEILEGDGGPGTIKKVTFGEGSKFKYVKHKVEAIDKENLSHSYSIIGGDALEGNQLEKITYESKFVASADGGCIIKTVSKYCTIGDAQIKEEEAKEGKEQATQMFKLIDSYLKENPDTYN, encoded by the exons ATGggagttttcacttatgaatccGAAATCACCTGCTCCGCCACACCAGCTAGGATTTTCAAGGCCTATGTTCTTGATGGAGACAATCTCGTCCCAAAGGTTTCTCCTCAAGCAGTTAAACAAGTTGAAATCCTTGAAGGAGATGGAGGGCCTGGAACCATCAAGAAGGTCACTTTCGGCGAAG GGAGTAAATTCAAGTATGTGAAGCACAAGGTGGAGGCAATCGACAAGGAGAACTTGTCTCACTCCTACAGCATAATTGGAGGAGATGCTTTGGAAGGCAATCAGCTTGAGAAAATCACATACGAATCCAAGTTTGTTGCGTCAGCTGATGGAGGCTGCATAATTAAGACTGTTAGCAAGTACTGCACTATTGGTGATGCTCAGATCAAGGAAGAGGAAGCTAAGGAAGGTAAAGAACAGGCCACTCAAATGTTCAAGCTCATTGACTCTTACCTCAAGGAAAACCCTGACACTTACAACTAA